The following are encoded in a window of Campylobacter concisus ATCC 51562 genomic DNA:
- a CDS encoding radical SAM protein, translated as MSLGIDLSPNQKSCNFDCVYCELSGAKTVETIENPPSVDEIINDLKEALKTHQNIDVITLTANGEPTLYPYLKELIAKVNELKGSAKTLILSNGSGVRDPKICEALHGLDIAKFSLDSAVQSTFKKIDRNKSGVEVSDLIKAMAKFRKEFKGELMLEILVVAGFNDKKSEFEALNVAINEIAPHRVDIGTIDRPPAYNVKGVDAKKLEELAKQISGVPVNIAKAHKIEQKYNFSEEEILEMLRRRPQTTANVEENFSEHSKQILNKLLQQDMVYLADVAGVKFYKLRV; from the coding sequence ATGAGCCTTGGTATAGATCTAAGCCCTAATCAAAAATCATGTAATTTTGACTGTGTTTATTGCGAGCTAAGTGGCGCAAAGACTGTTGAAACAATAGAAAATCCGCCAAGCGTTGATGAGATCATAAACGATTTAAAAGAAGCATTAAAAACTCATCAAAACATCGATGTCATCACACTTACGGCAAATGGCGAACCAACTCTTTACCCATACTTAAAAGAGCTGATAGCAAAAGTAAATGAGCTAAAAGGTAGCGCAAAAACACTCATTTTGAGTAATGGCTCAGGCGTGCGTGATCCAAAAATTTGTGAAGCACTACATGGGCTTGATATAGCGAAATTTAGCCTTGATAGTGCGGTGCAAAGTACTTTTAAAAAGATAGACCGCAACAAAAGCGGCGTAGAAGTTAGCGATCTCATAAAAGCAATGGCTAAATTTCGTAAGGAATTTAAGGGCGAGCTTATGCTTGAAATTTTAGTCGTGGCTGGATTTAATGATAAAAAAAGTGAGTTTGAAGCACTTAATGTGGCGATAAATGAGATAGCTCCGCACCGAGTGGATATTGGCACGATAGATCGCCCACCAGCTTACAATGTAAAGGGTGTAGACGCCAAAAAACTAGAGGAGCTAGCCAAGCAGATAAGTGGCGTACCGGTTAATATAGCTAAAGCTCACAAAATAGAGCAAAAGTATAACTTTAGTGAGGAAGAAATTTTAGAAATGCTAAGGCGTCGTCCGCAAACTACCGCAAATGTTGAAGAAAATTTCTCAGAGCACTCAAAGCAAATTTTAAACAAGCTCTTGCAACAAGATATGGTTTATCTAGCCGATGTTGCTGGA
- the hemE gene encoding uroporphyrinogen decarboxylase has protein sequence MIFIDACLKKPTPYTPVWMMRQAGRYLPEYMRVRAQAGDFLSLCKDYKKASEVTLQPVEILGVDAAILFSDILVVPLEMGMDLRFEKGEGPVFTEPLRDKAALDVLSIEKSTKNLAYVYDTIKLTRENLAKDKALIGFCGAPWTIATYMIEGGGSKTYAVCKKMLYQNPEFLHQILEKVTQALILYVKEQIKAGVNVVQIFDSWAAALEEQAYFEFGFNYINKIVDSVKAEFPEIPVIVFPKGISGYLDKISGKFDVFGVDWSTPIELAKAKLSPRYVLQGNMEPTRLYSKKAIDEGVDKILSTMKGTPHIFNLGHGILPDVPVENAKYFIKQVQTKSAR, from the coding sequence ATGATTTTTATAGACGCTTGTCTTAAAAAACCTACCCCTTATACGCCTGTTTGGATGATGCGCCAAGCCGGTAGATATTTGCCAGAGTATATGCGAGTACGCGCACAAGCAGGGGATTTTTTATCGCTTTGCAAAGACTACAAAAAGGCTAGTGAAGTCACGCTTCAGCCAGTTGAAATTCTTGGCGTTGATGCGGCGATTTTGTTTAGCGATATCCTTGTCGTGCCTCTTGAAATGGGTATGGATCTACGTTTTGAAAAGGGCGAGGGTCCAGTTTTTACAGAGCCTTTGCGTGATAAAGCTGCACTTGACGTACTAAGTATCGAAAAATCGACTAAAAATTTAGCATACGTCTATGATACGATCAAACTTACAAGAGAAAATTTAGCCAAAGATAAGGCGCTCATTGGCTTTTGCGGCGCACCTTGGACGATAGCTACATATATGATCGAGGGTGGTGGCAGTAAAACTTATGCGGTCTGTAAAAAAATGCTCTATCAAAATCCAGAATTTTTACATCAAATTTTAGAAAAAGTGACGCAAGCTCTCATTCTTTATGTCAAAGAGCAGATAAAAGCTGGTGTAAATGTGGTGCAAATTTTTGATAGCTGGGCGGCTGCGCTTGAAGAGCAGGCTTATTTTGAGTTTGGATTTAACTACATAAACAAGATAGTTGATAGCGTTAAGGCTGAATTTCCAGAAATTCCAGTCATCGTCTTTCCAAAAGGTATAAGCGGCTATTTGGATAAAATTTCAGGTAAATTTGACGTTTTTGGCGTTGATTGGAGTACGCCGATCGAGCTAGCAAAAGCAAAACTTAGCCCAAGATATGTCCTTCAGGGCAACATGGAGCCAACAAGGCTTTATAGTAAAAAGGCGATAGATGAAGGCGTGGATAAAATTTTAAGCACGATGAAAGGCACGCCACATATTTTTAACCTCGGTCATGGAATTTTGCCTGATGTGCCAGTTGAGAATGCAAAATATTTTATAAAACAGGTACAGACAAAAAGTGCAAGGTAG
- a CDS encoding YqhA family protein, with protein sequence MRKIFEKILLASNSFTLFPVVFGLLGAIVLFIIASYDVGKVLLEVYKYFFAADFHVENFHSEVVGEIVGAIDLYLMALVLYIFSFGIYELFISEITQLKQSKQSKVLEVYSLDELKDKLGKVIVMVLIVNFFQRVLHANFTTPLEMAYLAASILALCLGLYFLHKGDH encoded by the coding sequence TTGCGTAAGATATTTGAAAAAATTTTGCTTGCAAGCAACAGCTTTACACTTTTTCCAGTAGTTTTTGGACTTTTAGGTGCGATCGTACTTTTTATCATCGCAAGTTACGACGTCGGCAAAGTACTTTTAGAGGTTTATAAATATTTTTTTGCCGCAGATTTTCACGTTGAAAATTTCCACTCAGAAGTCGTTGGCGAGATCGTTGGAGCGATCGATCTATACTTGATGGCGCTTGTTCTTTATATATTTAGCTTCGGAATTTACGAGCTTTTCATCTCAGAGATCACACAGCTAAAGCAGTCAAAGCAGAGCAAAGTCTTAGAGGTTTACTCTCTTGATGAGCTAAAAGATAAGCTTGGCAAAGTGATCGTCATGGTCTTAATCGTAAATTTCTTCCAAAGGGTGCTTCACGCAAACTTTACAACACCGCTTGAGATGGCATATCTTGCGGCTTCTATCCTAGCGCTTTGTCTTGGACTTTATTTCCTCCACAAGGGAGATCACTAA
- a CDS encoding aspartate-semialdehyde dehydrogenase, translating into MRKFNVAVVGATGAVGEELFRVMEEVDFPVGELLPLASAKSAGSEIEFNGKYYKVKELTEKVFSEHEIDIAFFSAGGSVSEKFAKFAADSGAVVIDNTSHFRMDKDIPLVVPECNPSDIAMWKNRGIIANPNCSTIQMVQILKPLNDAFSINRVDVSTYQAASGAGKEGMEELVVQMQKFFEFKLDECEPKVFAHRLALNVIPHIDVFLDNDYTKEEMKMVNETQKILHKDIEVSATCVRVPVLRSHSEAITIHFDKDVSADAAREILSKAPSVVVVDNPANKEYPMPIISSDTNETYVGRIRVDNYRPNVLHLWCSADQIRVGAATNAVRIAQKWIAMQE; encoded by the coding sequence ATGAGAAAATTTAACGTAGCGGTCGTTGGTGCTACTGGTGCGGTTGGCGAAGAGCTTTTTAGAGTTATGGAAGAGGTTGATTTCCCAGTTGGAGAGCTTTTGCCGCTTGCTAGTGCAAAAAGCGCTGGTAGTGAGATCGAATTTAATGGCAAATATTACAAAGTAAAAGAGCTAACTGAAAAGGTTTTTAGCGAGCACGAGATAGATATCGCATTTTTTAGTGCTGGTGGCTCAGTTTCAGAGAAATTTGCCAAATTTGCAGCTGATAGTGGCGCAGTAGTCATCGATAACACCAGCCATTTTAGGATGGATAAAGACATCCCTCTTGTTGTGCCAGAGTGTAATCCAAGCGACATTGCTATGTGGAAAAACCGCGGTATCATCGCAAATCCAAACTGCTCGACTATCCAAATGGTGCAAATTTTAAAACCGCTAAACGACGCTTTTAGTATCAATAGAGTTGATGTTTCTACATACCAAGCAGCAAGCGGTGCTGGCAAAGAGGGCATGGAAGAGCTTGTCGTTCAGATGCAAAAATTCTTTGAGTTTAAGCTTGATGAGTGTGAGCCAAAGGTATTTGCGCACCGCCTAGCACTAAATGTGATCCCACACATCGATGTTTTTTTGGATAACGACTACACAAAAGAAGAGATGAAAATGGTCAATGAAACGCAAAAAATTCTTCACAAAGATATCGAAGTTAGCGCTACCTGTGTGCGTGTGCCAGTGCTTAGAAGCCACTCAGAGGCGATCACTATCCACTTTGACAAAGATGTAAGTGCGGATGCAGCAAGAGAAATTTTAAGTAAAGCTCCAAGCGTCGTTGTAGTCGATAATCCAGCAAATAAAGAGTATCCGATGCCTATCATTTCAAGTGATACAAATGAGACTTATGTTGGTAGGATCAGAGTTGATAATTACAGACCTAATGTGCTTCACCTTTGGTGCAGTGCCGATCAGATCCGCGTAGGGGCTGCTACAAATGCTGTCAGGATCGCACAAAAGTGGATCGCGATGCAAGAGTAA
- a CDS encoding sigma-54-dependent transcriptional regulator translates to MNIVIVEDDINMRKSLEIALGEYEELNIKSYKSAVEALKKLSDDTDLIITDINMPKMDGLEFIKELNGKFDVIIMTGNATLNKAIESVRLGVKDFLTKPFDVSTLYEAIKRVELLKQKTPKTIKKIETKSENNGFLSTSKALEATLNIALKAARTDASIMLSGESGVGKEVFAKFIHANSPRKDAAFVALNMAAIPENLIESELFGFEKGAFTDAATTKKGQFELANGGTLFLDEIGEMPINLQPKLLRALQEREITRLGATKSEKIDVRIICATNANLELAMKEGRFREDLFYRLNTIPLFIPPLRERKDEILPIAQDALDKCCKEYGFEAKNFSKAAKEELLGYDYPGNIRELISVVQRAAILSEGDEILPKDLFLQARSRK, encoded by the coding sequence ATGAATATCGTCATAGTAGAAGATGACATCAATATGCGAAAGTCGCTTGAGATCGCACTTGGCGAGTATGAAGAGCTAAACATCAAGAGCTACAAGAGCGCAGTTGAGGCTCTAAAAAAACTAAGCGACGATACTGATCTAATCATCACCGATATAAACATGCCAAAGATGGACGGACTCGAGTTTATTAAAGAGCTAAATGGCAAATTTGACGTCATCATAATGACAGGAAACGCGACACTTAATAAGGCGATCGAAAGCGTTAGGCTTGGCGTAAAGGACTTTTTAACCAAGCCGTTTGACGTCTCGACGCTATATGAAGCGATAAAAAGGGTCGAGCTTCTTAAGCAAAAAACTCCAAAAACCATAAAAAAAATAGAAACAAAAAGCGAAAATAACGGCTTTTTATCCACTTCAAAAGCGCTTGAAGCTACGCTAAATATCGCGCTAAAAGCCGCAAGGACTGACGCTTCAATAATGCTTAGTGGCGAAAGCGGCGTTGGTAAGGAGGTCTTTGCTAAATTTATCCACGCAAACTCGCCTAGAAAAGATGCTGCATTTGTTGCTTTAAATATGGCTGCAATCCCTGAAAATTTGATAGAAAGTGAGCTTTTTGGCTTTGAAAAGGGCGCTTTTACAGACGCAGCGACTACCAAAAAAGGGCAGTTTGAGCTGGCAAATGGCGGAACGCTATTTTTAGATGAGATCGGCGAGATGCCTATAAATTTACAGCCAAAATTGCTTCGTGCTTTGCAGGAGCGCGAGATAACAAGGCTTGGCGCTACAAAGAGCGAAAAGATAGACGTTCGCATCATCTGCGCTACAAATGCAAATTTAGAGCTTGCTATGAAGGAGGGCAGGTTTAGAGAGGATCTTTTCTACCGCCTAAACACGATCCCGCTTTTTATCCCGCCACTTCGCGAGCGAAAGGATGAAATTTTGCCTATCGCGCAGGATGCTTTGGACAAATGCTGCAAAGAGTATGGCTTTGAGGCTAAAAATTTCTCAAAAGCAGCCAAAGAGGAGCTTTTAGGCTACGACTATCCAGGCAACATAAGAGAGCTCATCTCAGTCGTGCAGCGTGCAGCGATACTAAGCGAGGGCGATGAAATTTTGCCAAAAGATCTATTTTTGCAAGCAAGAAGTAGAAAATAG
- a CDS encoding LPP20 family lipoprotein yields the protein MKVKILSFTLMIAVFSGCSFNGFMGEPTSTSNRNVVIQKVDKDDLREVMKKEKMIYDSAPKETTFRATGEGIAPLNSLSYAQSVTLAKRAAMADAYSQLAGKLYGVKINAEDTVRDAMLNDSSITSKVQGLVKNARIVNENFKDGLYKVNMELKIDEDKWREVFSY from the coding sequence ATGAAGGTTAAAATTTTATCTTTTACTTTGATGATTGCTGTTTTTAGCGGTTGCTCATTTAACGGCTTTATGGGCGAGCCAACTAGCACATCAAACCGCAATGTAGTCATCCAAAAGGTCGATAAAGACGATCTTAGAGAGGTGATGAAAAAAGAGAAGATGATATATGATAGCGCTCCAAAAGAGACCACTTTTAGAGCCACAGGCGAGGGCATAGCTCCACTAAATTCGCTCTCGTACGCTCAGTCAGTCACTCTTGCAAAAAGAGCGGCGATGGCTGATGCTTATTCGCAGCTTGCAGGCAAGCTTTACGGCGTAAAGATCAACGCTGAAGACACCGTAAGAGATGCGATGCTAAATGATTCATCTATCACTTCAAAGGTTCAAGGCCTTGTCAAAAACGCAAGGATCGTGAATGAAAATTTCAAAGATGGGCTTTATAAGGTAAATATGGAGCTTAAGATAGACGAAGATAAGTGGCGAGAAGTCTTTTCTTACTAA